In the Gemmatimonas sp. genome, one interval contains:
- a CDS encoding Rne/Rng family ribonuclease → MKREILVNATPRETRVAILEDGQLVELLVDRPDARRMVGDVYLGKVEAVLPGIQAAFVNIGTEKSAFLHAADVVVEDAPVADDEDDDEDEAGDDAGGGSAGGGRRGRREVRPIQDLLKRGQDILVQITKEPISTKGPRVTAQVSLAGRFLVYMPFASKVGVSRKIDERSERQRLRAMVSEMLPDDVGGVIIRTVSEDATKEVFERELNTLINNWKRIKRKTQFTRAPALVHRETNVTRGLVRDLFSAKVEGVTVDSRQVFNEITEYLTGIAPELVERVKLYEDIVPLFDKADIETEIRDLFKRRCDLPSGGYLIIEPTEALVSIDVNSGRYTGKRDPEKTVFKTNTEAAREIARQLRLRDVGGIIVCDFIDMETQGNRDKVIHELRTHLGRDRARTKAHAVSDLGLVEMTRQRVRQSHWQSMTESCPTCSGTGRVFTPETIVRRTERAVRRMSAEGRREPVILRLHPEVALHVLEQEHDFVKRLEKLAGFPLELRDDPLLRPDEIKLVMRGAQRDVTQQYALA, encoded by the coding sequence ATGAAGCGAGAAATCCTGGTGAACGCGACGCCGCGCGAGACGCGCGTCGCCATTCTCGAGGACGGCCAGTTGGTGGAGCTGCTGGTAGATCGACCCGATGCCCGTCGCATGGTTGGCGACGTGTATCTCGGGAAGGTCGAAGCCGTGCTTCCAGGTATTCAGGCCGCCTTCGTGAACATCGGCACCGAGAAGTCCGCATTCCTGCACGCCGCCGATGTGGTGGTTGAGGATGCGCCCGTGGCCGATGATGAAGACGACGACGAGGACGAGGCCGGAGATGACGCTGGCGGCGGAAGCGCCGGCGGTGGGCGTCGTGGGCGCCGTGAAGTCCGCCCGATTCAGGACCTCTTGAAGCGCGGGCAGGATATCCTCGTCCAGATCACCAAGGAACCCATTTCCACGAAGGGGCCCCGCGTGACCGCGCAGGTCTCCCTCGCCGGGCGGTTCCTGGTGTATATGCCGTTTGCGTCGAAAGTCGGCGTCAGCCGCAAGATCGACGAGCGCTCCGAACGCCAGCGTCTTCGGGCGATGGTGTCCGAGATGCTCCCCGACGACGTCGGCGGCGTGATCATCCGCACCGTGTCCGAGGACGCGACCAAGGAAGTGTTCGAGCGTGAGCTCAACACGCTCATCAATAACTGGAAGCGGATCAAGCGGAAAACGCAGTTCACGCGCGCGCCGGCCCTGGTGCATCGCGAGACCAATGTGACCCGCGGACTCGTGCGCGACCTATTCAGTGCGAAGGTCGAGGGCGTTACCGTTGACTCGCGCCAGGTCTTCAACGAGATCACCGAGTACCTCACCGGCATCGCCCCCGAGCTCGTCGAGCGGGTGAAGCTGTACGAGGACATCGTCCCGCTGTTCGACAAGGCCGATATCGAGACGGAAATCCGCGACCTCTTCAAGCGGCGCTGCGATCTGCCCAGCGGTGGCTACCTGATCATCGAGCCAACCGAGGCGCTCGTCTCGATCGACGTCAATTCCGGGCGGTACACCGGCAAGCGCGATCCCGAAAAGACCGTGTTCAAGACGAATACCGAAGCCGCGCGCGAAATTGCGCGACAGCTGCGCTTGCGTGACGTCGGTGGCATCATCGTGTGCGATTTCATCGACATGGAAACGCAGGGGAATCGCGACAAGGTGATCCACGAGTTGCGGACCCATCTCGGTCGTGATCGCGCCCGGACGAAGGCCCATGCCGTGTCTGACCTGGGGTTGGTGGAGATGACCCGCCAGCGCGTGCGTCAGAGCCACTGGCAGAGCATGACCGAGTCGTGCCCCACCTGCAGCGGAACGGGCCGGGTATTCACGCCGGAAACGATCGTTCGTCGAACCGAGCGGGCCGTTCGTCGCATGTCGGCCGAGGGGCGCCGAGAGCCGGTGATCTTGCGGCTCCACCCGGAGGTCGCGCTGCACGTGCTGGAGCAGGAGCACGACTTCGTGAAGCGCCTCGAGAAGTTGGCTGGATTCCCCTTGGAGCTGCGCGACGATCCGCTCCTGCGCCCGGATGAAATCAAGCTCGTTATGCGGGGCGCCCAGCGGGATGTCACACAGCAGTACGCCTTGGCCTGA
- the rpmA gene encoding 50S ribosomal protein L27: MAHKKGVGSSRNGRDSNPKFRGIKKYGGEFVTAGNIIARQCGTKWHPGSNVGMGTDYTIYSLVDGVVQFQHHNKKKYKISVLPVEFVEMIVEEVVEA, from the coding sequence ATGGCACATAAAAAAGGCGTCGGCTCATCACGCAACGGTCGCGATTCGAATCCGAAGTTTCGCGGCATCAAGAAGTACGGTGGTGAGTTCGTAACGGCTGGCAACATCATCGCGCGTCAGTGCGGTACGAAGTGGCATCCCGGCAGCAATGTCGGCATGGGCACCGACTACACGATTTACTCGCTCGTCGATGGAGTGGTGCAGTTCCAACACCACAACAAGAAGAAGTACAAGATCAGTGTGCTCCCCGTCGAGTTCGTCGAAATGATCGTCGAGGAAGTAGTCGAGGCCTAA
- the rplU gene encoding 50S ribosomal protein L21, whose amino-acid sequence MSYAIIRTGGKQFRAEPGKSLRIPSLLGDAGTAVEFNDVLIGNVGTGVRMGVPTLSGAKVTGEIVKHGLEDKIIVFKFKRRKNYARKQGHRQKFTEVRINEITLG is encoded by the coding sequence ATGAGCTACGCGATCATTCGCACCGGCGGCAAGCAGTTCCGTGCCGAGCCGGGCAAGTCCCTCAGGATTCCCTCGTTGCTCGGCGATGCCGGCACGGCCGTCGAGTTCAACGACGTCCTTATCGGCAATGTCGGCACCGGTGTCCGCATGGGCGTGCCCACGCTCAGCGGTGCCAAGGTCACCGGCGAGATCGTGAAGCACGGCCTCGAAGACAAGATCATCGTCTTCAAGTTCAAGCGCCGTAAGAACTACGCCCGGAAGCAGGGTCATCGGCAGAAGTTCACGGAAGTTCGCATTAACGAAATCACCCTCGGCTGA